From the genome of Desulfobaculum xiamenense, one region includes:
- a CDS encoding UDP-N-acetylmuramoyl-tripeptide--D-alanyl-D-alanine ligase, which translates to MNLTLVQAATAMGACGDIEPSAQGREITGVKTDSRAVGPGDLFVCLPGENFDGHNFASQAVDNGAIAVLADRPLPELHDRASVLLVTDTLTALGRLGAFWRSRTSAIVVAVTGSAGKTTTKEMLASILSEVGETAKNYKNFNNQLGVPMCMLGFSGTEKFWVLELGISHPHDMHELGDIVRPDCAVIGNIGPVHLEGLGNLDGVARCKTDLLDYTRRSGRAYVSMDYPELWAHATTRFPFTVGLSVQGRSERFHASYLGADRSGGRYALRLDDVEIELHLPYFGEYFAENMLAAAATAHDLGAGPEAIRRGLEKARLPEHRSACSVVGGWAVIDDTYNANPLSMERAVKCAADIAGETPLALVLGEMRELGPDAAELHRELGRTIAATGAKAVFFNGDHADALAAGLADGNWQGAFATAPSPENFPDAFAELGLSGGVVLFKGSRSTKMERYVQSLTDWLNGETRA; encoded by the coding sequence GTGAATCTGACCCTCGTCCAGGCCGCCACCGCCATGGGCGCGTGCGGCGACATCGAACCGTCCGCGCAGGGACGCGAAATCACCGGAGTGAAGACGGACAGTCGTGCCGTCGGTCCCGGTGATCTCTTCGTGTGCCTGCCCGGCGAGAACTTCGATGGGCACAATTTCGCGTCGCAGGCCGTGGACAACGGCGCCATCGCCGTGCTGGCCGACCGCCCGCTGCCGGAGCTTCATGACCGCGCGAGCGTCCTGCTCGTCACGGACACGCTGACAGCGCTGGGCCGCCTCGGCGCGTTCTGGCGCTCGCGCACCTCGGCCATCGTCGTGGCCGTAACCGGTTCTGCAGGCAAGACCACGACCAAGGAAATGCTGGCCTCCATCCTCTCCGAGGTCGGCGAGACCGCGAAGAACTACAAGAATTTCAACAATCAGCTCGGCGTGCCCATGTGCATGCTCGGCTTCAGCGGCACGGAAAAATTCTGGGTGCTGGAGCTTGGCATCAGCCACCCGCACGACATGCACGAACTGGGCGACATCGTACGCCCGGACTGCGCCGTCATCGGCAACATCGGCCCCGTGCATCTGGAGGGGCTGGGCAATCTCGACGGCGTTGCGCGCTGCAAGACCGACCTGCTCGACTACACCCGCCGCAGCGGGCGCGCCTACGTAAGCATGGACTACCCCGAACTGTGGGCCCATGCCACCACGCGCTTCCCGTTCACCGTGGGCCTCTCCGTGCAGGGCCGCTCGGAGCGCTTCCACGCCAGCTACCTCGGCGCGGACCGAAGCGGCGGCCGCTACGCCCTGCGCCTCGACGACGTGGAGATTGAACTGCACCTGCCCTACTTCGGCGAGTACTTCGCCGAAAACATGCTGGCCGCGGCGGCCACGGCACACGACCTCGGCGCGGGACCGGAAGCCATCCGGCGCGGTCTCGAAAAGGCCCGTCTGCCCGAGCACCGCAGCGCGTGCAGCGTAGTCGGCGGATGGGCCGTCATCGACGACACCTACAACGCCAACCCGCTGTCCATGGAACGCGCGGTGAAATGCGCGGCAGACATCGCGGGCGAGACGCCGCTGGCGCTCGTGCTCGGCGAGATGCGCGAGCTCGGTCCCGACGCGGCAGAACTGCATCGCGAACTTGGACGCACCATCGCCGCCACTGGCGCGAAGGCCGTGTTCTTCAATGGCGACCACGCCGACGCGCTGGCCGCAGGCCTCGCCGACGGCAACTGGCAGGGCGCGTTCGCAACCGCACCCTCGCCGGAAAACTTCCCCGACGCCTTCGCCGAACTCGGGCTGTCCGGCGGCGTCGTCCTCTTCAAGGGGTCGCGCTCCACGAAGATGGAGCGCTACGTCCAGTCCCTCACCGACTGGCTCAACGGAGAAACAAGGGCATGA
- the mraY gene encoding phospho-N-acetylmuramoyl-pentapeptide-transferase yields the protein MIYNLLYPLSSDISLFNVFRYITFRGVWALLTALLLTIVIGPAFIDWLRRIKCGQHIHEDVAKHMCKEGTPTMGGLLMGFSLLAGVFLWADLTNPYVWLAVLVFTGFGAVGFIDDYLKVVRKRNKGLSPLGKLSLQLLVASVAMFFLIQQPAYDTHLALPFFKGLRPDLGWFYLPFAVLVIVGSSNAVNLTDGLDGLAIGPSIVAGGCFALFVYVTGHSEIAKYLQIPYLAGMGEVTVFCGALVGAGLGFLWYNAYPAQVFMGDVGSLSIGATLGFIAVLCKHELVLVIVGGLFVIETLSVILQVGYFKFTGGKRIFRMAPLHHHFELQGIPESKIITRFWILSILLGLMALSTLKLR from the coding sequence ATGATCTACAATCTGCTGTACCCGCTTTCGAGCGACATAAGCCTCTTCAACGTCTTCCGCTACATCACCTTCCGTGGCGTATGGGCACTTCTGACCGCGCTGCTGCTGACCATCGTCATCGGCCCGGCCTTCATCGACTGGCTGCGGCGCATCAAGTGCGGCCAGCACATCCATGAAGACGTGGCCAAGCACATGTGCAAGGAAGGCACCCCCACCATGGGCGGCCTGCTCATGGGCTTCTCGCTACTGGCGGGAGTTTTCCTGTGGGCCGACCTGACCAACCCCTACGTGTGGCTGGCCGTGCTGGTGTTTACCGGTTTCGGCGCGGTGGGCTTCATCGACGACTACCTGAAGGTAGTGCGCAAGCGGAACAAGGGCCTCTCGCCGCTCGGCAAGCTGAGCCTGCAGTTGCTCGTTGCCAGTGTGGCCATGTTCTTCCTCATCCAGCAGCCCGCGTACGACACGCACCTCGCGCTGCCCTTCTTCAAGGGCCTGCGCCCCGATCTGGGCTGGTTCTACCTGCCCTTCGCCGTGCTGGTCATCGTCGGCTCGTCCAACGCAGTGAACCTCACTGACGGCCTCGACGGCCTCGCCATCGGCCCGAGCATCGTGGCTGGCGGCTGCTTCGCGCTGTTCGTGTACGTCACCGGGCACTCCGAAATCGCCAAGTACCTCCAGATTCCCTATTTGGCGGGCATGGGCGAGGTCACCGTGTTCTGCGGCGCGCTGGTCGGCGCGGGCCTCGGCTTCCTGTGGTACAACGCCTACCCCGCGCAGGTCTTCATGGGCGACGTGGGGTCGCTGTCCATCGGCGCGACACTCGGCTTCATCGCCGTGCTGTGCAAACACGAGCTGGTGCTGGTGATCGTGGGCGGCCTGTTCGTCATCGAGACGCTCTCCGTCATTCTTCAGGTGGGCTACTTCAAGTTCACCGGCGGCAAGCGCATCTTCCGCATGGCTCCCCTGCACCACCATTTCGAACTCCAGGGCATTCCGGAATCCAAGATCATCACGCGCTTCTGGATTCTGTCGATCCTGCTCGGACTCATGGCCCTTTCAACCCTGAAGCTGAGGTAG